One region of Budorcas taxicolor isolate Tak-1 chromosome 3, Takin1.1, whole genome shotgun sequence genomic DNA includes:
- the PLEKHO1 gene encoding pleckstrin homology domain-containing family O member 1 isoform X2, which translates to MSPVTVSFEGRSRSHNEETYWGSGNRSLAEGSCKRSLNGNPCKESGLGLYEPGVKDEKNIQEVFDLSDYEKCEELRKSKSRSKKNHSKFTLAHSKQPGNTAPNLIFLAVSPEEKESWINALNSAITRAKNRVLDEVTVEEDSYLAHPTRDRAKIQHSRRPPTRGHLMAVASTSTSDGMLTLDLIQEEDPSPEEPTSCAESFRVDLDKSVAQLAGSRRRADSDRIQPSSDRASGLPRLWEKPDKGATYTPQAPKKLTATEKSRCASLEEILSQRDAAPAHTLQRRAEDAPTPIPHPPGQLSRIQDLVARKLEKTQELLAEVQGLGDGKRKAKEPPRSPPDSESEQLLLETERLLGEASSNWSQAKRVLQEVRELRDLYRQMDLQTPDSHLRQSPQHGQYRRSLM; encoded by the exons ATGAGCCCTGTCACCGTGTCCTTTGAAGGGCGAAGTAGGAGTCATAATGAAGAGACCTACTGGGGTTCTGGAAACAGAAGCTTGGCTGAGGGGAGTTGCAAGAGGAGTTTAAATGGAAACCCGTGCAAGGAATCAGGACTTGGCCTCTACGAGCCTGGG gtaaaagatgagaaaaacatTCAAGAGGTGTTTGACTTGAGTGACTATGAGAAGTGTGAAGAGCTCCGGAAATCCAAGAGCAGGAGCAAGAAGAATCATAGCAAGTTCACTCTTGCCCACTCCAAACAGCCCGGGAACACG GCACCTAACCTGATCTTCCTGGCAGTGAGTCCAGAAGAGAAGGAATCATGGATCAATGCCCTCAACTCCGCCATCACCCGAGCCAAGAACCGCGTCTTGGATGAG GTCACCGTCGAGGAGGACAGCTATCTCGCCCACCCTACTCGAGACAGGGCAAAAATCCAACACTCCCGCCGCCCTCCAACTCGGGGACACCTAATGGCTGTG gctTCAACCTCTACCTCAGATGGGATGCTGACCTTGGACCTGATCCAGGAGGAAGACCCTTCCCCTGAGGAGCCAACCTCCTGTGCTGAGAGCTTCCGGGTCGACCTGGATAAGTCTGTGGCCCAGCTAGCAGGCAGCCGGCGGAGAGCAGACTCAGACCGTATCCAGCCCTCCTCGGACCGGGCAAGCGGCCTTCCCCGACTTTGGGAAAAGCCAGACAAGGGGGCCACCTACACCCCACAGGCACCCAAGAAGTTGACCGCCACAGAAAAAAGCCGTTGTGCCTCCCTGGAGGAGATCTTGTCTCAGCGGGACGCTGCGCCAGCCCACACCCTCCAACGACGGGCTGAGGACGCCCCAACCCCCATCCCACACCCCCCGGGGCAGCTGTCCCGGATCCAGGACCTGGTAGCCAGGAAACTGGAGAAGACTCAGGAGCTGCTGGCAGAGGTTCAGGGACTGGGAGACGGGAAGCGAAAGGCCAAGGAGCCCCCTCGGTCTCCTCCCGATTCTGAGTCAGAGCAGCTGTTGCTGGAGACAGAGCGGCTGCTGGGAGAGGCGTCGTCGAATTGGAGCCAGGCGAAGAGGGTGCTGCAGGAGGTCAGGGAGCTGAGGGACCTGTACAGACAGATGGACCTGCAGACCCCCGACTCCCACCTCAGGCAGAGCCCCCAGCACGGTCAGTACCGGAGGAGCCTGATGTGA